Within the Salvia hispanica cultivar TCC Black 2014 chromosome 4, UniMelb_Shisp_WGS_1.0, whole genome shotgun sequence genome, the region tctacagctgagggcaacaaagtcattatcaatACCTCGTTGGACCCACTAAAGCGCGTATAAATAGAGAGGAGCATGCAGCGTAATGGATATagtttttcactcttcttagctcatacattttacacacacacttgggaaaaattcTGGGGATAATCGTGATAGGGGGGGTACGTTCTAAAGATCTCGAGTTTGGTAACACCGTCccagtgagggcgaagatacatttgttttaatttcagctgtttttgctagtttccaccgtcgaacttcacttttgggagtcgactttgatgttgatgatgtttaacTGCTTATCGCTCATGGATCTGAGTTtagctgtttaatttcaagttacttttgcttagatctctctgctgttagcgtaattcttaaattgctatgtcgatctctgcttatttcgttattgaggtgtttaatgtggaattgggtgacagatctgtggttgattgagtgttcggagcttaaatttgtaaatctgacgtgatggagaatttcttctgtttggagtccgtgtcggacgcttggatccggagtggatttagcgtctgaagTTGGTTTTGGCGTGTGAAAGAAACAGTAGTGGATagacttgttttatttcctttgttttctatttcccTTCGTCtaggtatgcagatctgtAAGTTCTTCGTTATTTATGCATAGATTTGATTCCAAGTTAGTAGCTCTATTTTTGATTTGCTTATGTGTTTTCTCAAGAAATTTTATgcgaatttggttgtagaagacgatgtcactgtcagttggtactagagttagttattctgccactttccagtcgtactctgctttttcttaGATGTGGTCCCATCGTAGAATTATTTCCTAGGTTTAGCTGTTAGGTTAagtttctttctaatattcccaagtccaggtaattttaatttttcctcaacccaagaaaatgcgtggcagcaaccaacaccaaaaatactctcaaatccttgattacgattcttacgcatccttctctgtgggatcgatccctacttccctatactaggtttagtaaagtggttgagggtttttgaagcggggaagtacttgtgtgtccgacgaccgggattccgcacaacctacgagttcctagaccaagtgatctagtggacttgctggatctggggaacctgccttatttgaatatcgcaacactgcacacacaccaCACTTGTACTGTCACATCCTACACGTAGCTTcaaaaacggatataattttttgggaagtggaaaaatattttttttatttaaaaacattttttaattaatttcgaatttaaaaaaatttgaatatgccAACGGCTATTCCGTTGGCGAATCAGAAGCTATCACGTATGCTGCTCAACgccacggacgtgctcttatttaagagaagcgccgtgccgctggcacgaaTCAGAAGCTATCACGTATGTTGTGCCACAAAACGCAGAAGTTATTTTATCTTGTCATTTTAAGTTCTATATTGAAATTGTggtaatttaataattttgatgtttGTTCATAGATTTGTTGATTAACTTGGTGATAATAGTGATTTTGttgttcatttatttatttaagatatttaacatcttttttaaaattttatgatgaAAAGTTTTATCTTAATTATGAGAGGAAacgagggagtataaattttgagTAAGAAGCCCCTAGGAATTTGTATTACCAAAACAATTTAGGTTGAAGCTTCACACAAAGTCATTCGATTGTAATTGTTTGAACGTTGTATTATGACAAtaaattgttcaattttgtattcatttcgttccaaaagaatatatattttgaatttgacatgaattttaatatataattagtagaaataaaaaaaataaaaaaaaataattaaaatattattagtgaagAATAAGTTTCatctgaaaataattttttcaaaaatttaaaaatatatatttttatagaaccGAATAAGAATAGAAATAAATGTATTCCGTATCTTTGTAGGAATGAgggattaaatatatatattaaatttaatgaaaaatacttAAAGAGAGTCGGCAAAATTGAGCTCTTTTTGGGTTGGCGCACCCTAACTTATCCACGTTGACACATCCCCCATCAATCCCGTGATAATCAGCACGTGTCTCTAAACAGCGACTTAAGGTGGCATGTCGAATAATATCGCCTAAATAATGGGGTACGTTGATTATACCATccaatccaaaaataattagtcaCCCATAATTCCTAAATATTTCCGCATTTAAAGATAATTGAAGGTGTAACATAGCATAGAATATTGAATATCATTCCCCATTAATAACCTAGATATTTTAGTTGGATTCGGCCGCTCATCattatccaaaaataaaagaaaaataagaaatcgAACCTCTTTTGCTTTGGCGTTCATAAACAAGTCTATATAATTAGCACTTGATAAAATCACCTCAAACAGCAGCGATGCAATACGTGGACAAGGCAAAGGATTTCGTCGCCGATAAGGTGGCGGACATAGAGAAGCCGTCGGCGTCCGTGGACGACGTAGATCTGAAGCACGTCGGCCGCGACGGCATCACCTATCTCGCGAAGGTCACCGTCGTCAATCCCTACGGCGTCTCCGTTCCCGTCGGCGAAATCACCTACACTCTCAAAAGCGTCGACAGGTAattcaatttgattaaaatgatggAATTGATCATTGATTTAGAGAAatgttgatttaatttgtaggGTTATCGCGTCGGGAAACATACCGGATCCGGGGTCGTTGAAGGGGAACGACAAGACGATCCTTGAGGTGGGGATGAAGGTTCCGCACAGTGTGTTGGTGAGCTTGATCAAGGACATCGGCGCCGATTGGGACGTGGATTACACGGTCGAGATTGGAATAATCGTGGATCTTCCCGTGTTTGGGAATTTCACGATTCCGCTCACGCACAAGGGTGAGATGAAATTGCCGTCTCTCCAGGACTGCATTTAGAATGTTTGTTCCTCTCTACTTAATTAACTAAATCTCCCTCTAATTTGGATAAGCATATGTATTTACCTGCttattgtaattataatactatcaTGTtgtattacaaaataaaactactcTCATTcgtgttataaaattaatatgtttcTAATAATCTTCTGCCGATACGAATTTGCTTTATGAGTACGTGGGTTATAGATAGGGCTAATAATTTTCCATCGGATACGAACATCCAAGAAATTTATGGGTTTGGGTATGTATCCTTTAAAATGCGTCTTAGGCAAAATTAAACTCAACTTGAAACGATCCAACTTAACTTTTTGATGAtcgtttaaaataaaatcacatttaCCTCTTAATCTCAAATGTCAATCCAATCAAGGGAAATACACCCTCAAGGAAAAAAGGACATTATGTACAATTTGTAATCATAGAAAAATTATGTAGTGCTCCTATACACTACAGATTCTAAGGCAACACTGAAAAAGAATTAAACCTTATAAAGTAAAACAGGGGAATC harbors:
- the LOC125219079 gene encoding desiccation-related protein PCC27-45-like — translated: MQYVDKAKDFVADKVADIEKPSASVDDVDLKHVGRDGITYLAKVTVVNPYGVSVPVGEITYTLKSVDRVIASGNIPDPGSLKGNDKTILEVGMKVPHSVLVSLIKDIGADWDVDYTVEIGIIVDLPVFGNFTIPLTHKGEMKLPSLQDCI